In Leptospira licerasiae serovar Varillal str. VAR 010, the sequence GATCTCTTTTCTTTCCGCCCGATCTAAGACCAAACTTGCCTTTTCCACGAACTCGACAGCAGCGTCGCTTGCAGATTCTCTCTTAAGCTGTTTTTCCTTAAAAAGATCCAATGATCTTTGGACTTCTTTTAATTGTTCTGTGACCGAAACGATTTCTTCTACGGGGGAACTCATGATCGCACTCCTTTATTCGTAAAGAACGTCGATGTATTTTTTCTTAGCTTCGGCATGTTCTTTAAAACTTTTAGAGAAGTAATGGAACCCATCCGGTTTTAGCAGGAAGAATAGATACTCGGTCTTAGTCGGCATGAGCGCCGCTTCTAAAGAAGGTTGTCCCGGATTAGAAATAGGACCAGGCGGATATCCTTTATTCATGTAAGTATTATAAGGAGAAACGATCTTTAGATCCTTTTCGAAAATGCGAGGATGAGGTTTATCAAAAAGATATTGGATAGTGGCACAAGACTCCAAAGGAATGTCCTGTTTCAAACGATTTAAGAATACGCCCGCCATCAAAGGTCTTTCTTCATTTTTTTTGGCTTCTCTTTCTACCACCGAAGCGAGCACTACGATCTCATGTAGTTTTTTAGGATCTAATTCCTTTGCGCCTGGGATCTTTTCCAATCTAACATAAAATCTTTTGATCATCATCCTTGCGATCTTATCCGCAGGGAAATTCACAGGAACACTGTAAGTTTCAGGAAAAAGATAACCTTCCGCATTATTTGCAGGTATCTTAAACTCTCTTAACAGTTCCGTCCTAGCAGCCGCATTCAAAAAGTCGGCCCTGGTCTTAATTAAATTTTTCTTAACCAGCAAGTCTCCGATTTGACGGTTATTATAACCTTCCGGAACGGTAAATGTGACTAGTTTAACTTTTCCTTCTGTGATGACTTGTAGGATCTTACGTGCGTCCATTCCGTCGTTGATCTCGTATAGGCCGGCTTTGATCTTTCCTGCAGATCTGGTCGCCTTTATTAAAAAAAGGAAATATTTAGAAGATTTTAATAATCCATTCTTGGAAAGATTTTCTGTAACTTCGACCGGAGAATCGCCCGGCTCTACAATGATATCCACTTTTACCTGGCCGGCGCCTACTGCTCCTCCCTTGATCTCATCTACAACGAAGAAGGCGACCACACCCGAAAGTGCAAGTATGCCTAATAAAACAACGGATCTTCTCACGAATGCATTTTTAAAAATCATAACCGCATCTGCCTTGTATTTCTATCGGCGAAATTTCCTTTTTACGGAACCTCTACTTCCCCAAAAAAGGGATCTCAGGAACTAAGTTTTTGGTCCCAGTTTTATCCTGCTCTCTGAAAAAACAGGAATAGTACCCTTCGTGACAGGCTGC encodes:
- the mltG gene encoding endolytic transglycosylase MltG, with the protein product MIFKNAFVRRSVVLLGILALSGVVAFFVVDEIKGGAVGAGQVKVDIIVEPGDSPVEVTENLSKNGLLKSSKYFLFLIKATRSAGKIKAGLYEINDGMDARKILQVITEGKVKLVTFTVPEGYNNRQIGDLLVKKNLIKTRADFLNAAARTELLREFKIPANNAEGYLFPETYSVPVNFPADKIARMMIKRFYVRLEKIPGAKELDPKKLHEIVVLASVVEREAKKNEERPLMAGVFLNRLKQDIPLESCATIQYLFDKPHPRIFEKDLKIVSPYNTYMNKGYPPGPISNPGQPSLEAALMPTKTEYLFFLLKPDGFHYFSKSFKEHAEAKKKYIDVLYE